One window of Microtus pennsylvanicus isolate mMicPen1 chromosome X, mMicPen1.hap1, whole genome shotgun sequence genomic DNA carries:
- the Renbp gene encoding N-acylglucosamine 2-epimerase isoform X3 yields the protein MYCRLYRLFERFHRAELLDAAKAGGEFLLHYARVAPPGKKCAFVLTRDGRPVKVQRTIFSECFYTMAMNELWKVTGETRYQNEAVEMMDQIVHWVRVDPTGLGRPQLSGTPATEPMAVPMMLLSLVEQLGEEDEALTSKYAELGDWCAHRILQHIQRDGKAVLENISEDGKELPGCLGRHQNPGHAIEAGWFLLQYAHRKGDAKLQMHIIDKFLLLPFRSGWDPEHGGLFYFQDVDGLCPTQLEWDMKLWWPHSEAMIAFLMAFSDTGDPALLQIFNQVAEYTFSHFHDPEFGEWFGYLNREGKVALNIKGGPFKGCFHVPRCLAMCEQILEALIHRLGPTPVVSSPADPICGGSK from the exons ATGTATTGTCGCTTGTACCGCCTTTTTGAGCGCTTCCACCGTGCTGAGCTTCTGGATGCAGCAAAAGCAG GTGGTGAGTTTTTGCTGCATTATGCCCGGGTGGCACCGCCTGGCAAGAAATGTGCCTTTGTGTTGACACGGGATGGCCGTCCAGTGAAGGTGCAGCGGACCATTTTCAGCGAGTGTTTTTACACCATGGCCATGAATGAGCTTTGGAAAGTAACAGGGGAAACACGTTATCAG AATGAAGCTGTGGAGATGATGGACCAGATCGTCCACTGGGTGCGGGTGGACCCCACTGGGCTAGGCCGGCCTCAGCTCTCGGGGACCCCAGCCACAGAGCCCATGGCGGTGCCTATGATGCTGCTCAGCCTGGTggagcagcttggggaggaagatGAGGCACTGACCAGCAAGTACGCAGAACTAGGGGACTGGTGTGCCCACAGGATTCTGCAGCACATCCAG AGGGATGGAAAAGCTGTGTTAGAGAATATATCAGAGGATGGTAAAGAACTCCCTGGTTGCCTTGGAAGACATCAGAACCCAG GCCATGCAATAGAAGCTGGCTGGTTCCTGCTCCAGTATGCCCACAGAAAAGGTGATGCCAAACTTCAAATGCACATCATTGACAAGTTTCTCTTGTTGCCTTTCCGCTCTGGATGGGACCCTGAGCACGGAGGACTCTTCTACTTCCAGGATGTTGATGGGCTCTGCCCCACCCAG CTAGAATGGGACATGAAGCTTTGGTGGCCACACAGTGAAGCCATGATTGCCTTCCTCATGGCTTTCAGTGACACTGGGGACCCTGCCTTGCTTCAAATCTTCAACCAGGTTGCTGAGTACACCTTCAGCCAT TTTCATGATCCTGAGTTTGGAGAATGGTTTGGCTATCTGAACCGAGAGGGAAAGGTGGCCCTAAACATCAAGGGAGGCCCTTTTAAAG GCTGCTTCCACGTGCCGCGGTGTCTGGCCATGTGTGAGCAGATTCTGGAAGCCCTGATCCACCGCCTCGGGCCCACCCCCGTCGTGTCCTCACCCGCTGACCCCATCTGCGGAGGCTCGAAATAA
- the Renbp gene encoding N-acylglucosamine 2-epimerase isoform X2 has translation MEKEREALQVWKERVGQELDTVVAFWLQHSHDEEHGGFFTCLGRNGQVYDHLKYVWLQGRQVWMYCRLYRLFERFHRAELLDAAKAGGEFLLHYARVAPPGKKCAFVLTRDGRPVKVQRTIFSECFYTMAMNELWKVTGETRYQNEAVEMMDQIVHWVRVDPTGLGRPQLSGTPATEPMAVPMMLLSLVEQLGEEDEALTSKYAELGDWCAHRILQHIQRDGKAVLENISEDGKELPGCLGRHQNPGHAIEAGWFLLQYAHRKGDAKLQMHIIDKFLLLPFRSGWDPEHGGLFYFQDVDGLCPTQLEWDMKLWWPHSEAMIAFLMAFSDTGDPALLQIFNQVAEYTFSHAASTCRGVWPCVSRFWKP, from the exons atggagaaagaaCGGGAGGCACTGCAAGTCTGGAAGGAACGAGTGGGACAGGAGCTCGACACTGTGGTCGCTTTCTGGCTACAGCACTCCCATGACGAGGAACACGG GGGCTTCTTCACATGTCTTGGCCGCAATGGGCAGGTCTATGATCACCTCAAATATGTCTGGCTACAGGGAAGGCAG GTATGGATGTATTGTCGCTTGTACCGCCTTTTTGAGCGCTTCCACCGTGCTGAGCTTCTGGATGCAGCAAAAGCAG GTGGTGAGTTTTTGCTGCATTATGCCCGGGTGGCACCGCCTGGCAAGAAATGTGCCTTTGTGTTGACACGGGATGGCCGTCCAGTGAAGGTGCAGCGGACCATTTTCAGCGAGTGTTTTTACACCATGGCCATGAATGAGCTTTGGAAAGTAACAGGGGAAACACGTTATCAG AATGAAGCTGTGGAGATGATGGACCAGATCGTCCACTGGGTGCGGGTGGACCCCACTGGGCTAGGCCGGCCTCAGCTCTCGGGGACCCCAGCCACAGAGCCCATGGCGGTGCCTATGATGCTGCTCAGCCTGGTggagcagcttggggaggaagatGAGGCACTGACCAGCAAGTACGCAGAACTAGGGGACTGGTGTGCCCACAGGATTCTGCAGCACATCCAG AGGGATGGAAAAGCTGTGTTAGAGAATATATCAGAGGATGGTAAAGAACTCCCTGGTTGCCTTGGAAGACATCAGAACCCAG GCCATGCAATAGAAGCTGGCTGGTTCCTGCTCCAGTATGCCCACAGAAAAGGTGATGCCAAACTTCAAATGCACATCATTGACAAGTTTCTCTTGTTGCCTTTCCGCTCTGGATGGGACCCTGAGCACGGAGGACTCTTCTACTTCCAGGATGTTGATGGGCTCTGCCCCACCCAG CTAGAATGGGACATGAAGCTTTGGTGGCCACACAGTGAAGCCATGATTGCCTTCCTCATGGCTTTCAGTGACACTGGGGACCCTGCCTTGCTTCAAATCTTCAACCAGGTTGCTGAGTACACCTTCAGCCAT GCTGCTTCCACGTGCCGCGGTGTCTGGCCATGTGTGAGCAGATTCTGGAAGCCCTGA
- the Renbp gene encoding N-acylglucosamine 2-epimerase isoform X1 translates to MEKEREALQVWKERVGQELDTVVAFWLQHSHDEEHGGFFTCLGRNGQVYDHLKYVWLQGRQVWMYCRLYRLFERFHRAELLDAAKAGGEFLLHYARVAPPGKKCAFVLTRDGRPVKVQRTIFSECFYTMAMNELWKVTGETRYQNEAVEMMDQIVHWVRVDPTGLGRPQLSGTPATEPMAVPMMLLSLVEQLGEEDEALTSKYAELGDWCAHRILQHIQRDGKAVLENISEDGKELPGCLGRHQNPGHAIEAGWFLLQYAHRKGDAKLQMHIIDKFLLLPFRSGWDPEHGGLFYFQDVDGLCPTQLEWDMKLWWPHSEAMIAFLMAFSDTGDPALLQIFNQVAEYTFSHFHDPEFGEWFGYLNREGKVALNIKGGPFKGCFHVPRCLAMCEQILEALIHRLGPTPVVSSPADPICGGSK, encoded by the exons atggagaaagaaCGGGAGGCACTGCAAGTCTGGAAGGAACGAGTGGGACAGGAGCTCGACACTGTGGTCGCTTTCTGGCTACAGCACTCCCATGACGAGGAACACGG GGGCTTCTTCACATGTCTTGGCCGCAATGGGCAGGTCTATGATCACCTCAAATATGTCTGGCTACAGGGAAGGCAG GTATGGATGTATTGTCGCTTGTACCGCCTTTTTGAGCGCTTCCACCGTGCTGAGCTTCTGGATGCAGCAAAAGCAG GTGGTGAGTTTTTGCTGCATTATGCCCGGGTGGCACCGCCTGGCAAGAAATGTGCCTTTGTGTTGACACGGGATGGCCGTCCAGTGAAGGTGCAGCGGACCATTTTCAGCGAGTGTTTTTACACCATGGCCATGAATGAGCTTTGGAAAGTAACAGGGGAAACACGTTATCAG AATGAAGCTGTGGAGATGATGGACCAGATCGTCCACTGGGTGCGGGTGGACCCCACTGGGCTAGGCCGGCCTCAGCTCTCGGGGACCCCAGCCACAGAGCCCATGGCGGTGCCTATGATGCTGCTCAGCCTGGTggagcagcttggggaggaagatGAGGCACTGACCAGCAAGTACGCAGAACTAGGGGACTGGTGTGCCCACAGGATTCTGCAGCACATCCAG AGGGATGGAAAAGCTGTGTTAGAGAATATATCAGAGGATGGTAAAGAACTCCCTGGTTGCCTTGGAAGACATCAGAACCCAG GCCATGCAATAGAAGCTGGCTGGTTCCTGCTCCAGTATGCCCACAGAAAAGGTGATGCCAAACTTCAAATGCACATCATTGACAAGTTTCTCTTGTTGCCTTTCCGCTCTGGATGGGACCCTGAGCACGGAGGACTCTTCTACTTCCAGGATGTTGATGGGCTCTGCCCCACCCAG CTAGAATGGGACATGAAGCTTTGGTGGCCACACAGTGAAGCCATGATTGCCTTCCTCATGGCTTTCAGTGACACTGGGGACCCTGCCTTGCTTCAAATCTTCAACCAGGTTGCTGAGTACACCTTCAGCCAT TTTCATGATCCTGAGTTTGGAGAATGGTTTGGCTATCTGAACCGAGAGGGAAAGGTGGCCCTAAACATCAAGGGAGGCCCTTTTAAAG GCTGCTTCCACGTGCCGCGGTGTCTGGCCATGTGTGAGCAGATTCTGGAAGCCCTGATCCACCGCCTCGGGCCCACCCCCGTCGTGTCCTCACCCGCTGACCCCATCTGCGGAGGCTCGAAATAA